In one Nicotiana tomentosiformis chromosome 6, ASM39032v3, whole genome shotgun sequence genomic region, the following are encoded:
- the LOC138893737 gene encoding uncharacterized protein: protein MASYEALYRMQCSSPVGWFEPGEARLLGTDLVQDSLEKVKLIQDRLHTTQSRQKIYTDQKDCDVVFMVGEQLLLWVSAMKGVMKFGKNGKFGPRYITPFKILERIGEVAYKLALPLSLVVVHPVFHVSVLLKYHGDPSHVLDFSSIQMDKDLFYVEESVASLDRQVRKLRSKRITLVKVQWRGQPVGGDLGDRA from the coding sequence atggcttcgtatgaggccttgtataggATGCAGTGTtcgtctccggtgggttggtttgagccgggtgaggcgaggttattaggtactgacttggttcaggattctttggaaaaggttaagttgattcaggatcggcttcatacaacccaatctagacagaagatttaTACGGACCAAAAGGAttgtgatgttgtattcatggttggagagcagctcttgctctgggtttcggccatgaagggtgttatgaagtTCGGGAAGAATGGAAAGTTTGGCCCTAGGTATATCACACCTTttaagattcttgagaggattggtgaggtggcctacaagcttgcattgccacttaGTCTAGTtgtagttcatccggtattccatgtttctgtGCTCttgaagtatcacggtgatccgtcccatgtgttagattttagctcaatccaaatggacaaggatttgttttatgttgaggagtcggtggctagtTTGGATAGGCAGGTCCGGAAGCTAAGGTCAAAGAGAATTACattagtgaaggttcaatggaggggtcaaccagtcgggggcgacttgggagaccgagcatga